In Prosthecochloris sp. GSB1, the following proteins share a genomic window:
- the rsmI gene encoding 16S rRNA (cytidine(1402)-2'-O)-methyltransferase, whose product MDDTAATGTLYIVATPLGNLEDITLRAISTLQSVDTIACEDTRRTSILLRHFGIEGKKLLSYHAFNENRAIQIVMKLLENGSSVAVVTDAGTPAISDPGFAMVRAAFELPARVIPVPGPSAVTAALSACPLPLHNFFFAGFLPHKKGRKSKLGYLASIASTVVFYEAPGRIGRLLEEIDEHFPGADVFIAREITKMHEEYVRGSATELLEHFTGKKTRGEFVVVVHPTSRKPEKEKG is encoded by the coding sequence ATGGACGACACCGCCGCCACAGGCACACTCTACATCGTGGCCACTCCCCTGGGCAATCTCGAGGATATCACCCTGCGCGCGATAAGCACCCTCCAATCGGTCGATACGATCGCCTGCGAGGATACGCGCCGCACATCCATACTCCTGCGGCACTTCGGGATCGAGGGAAAAAAGCTCCTCAGCTACCATGCATTCAACGAGAACCGGGCGATACAAATCGTCATGAAACTCCTGGAAAACGGTTCAAGCGTGGCGGTCGTCACCGATGCCGGAACCCCCGCGATCAGCGACCCCGGTTTCGCCATGGTCCGCGCCGCCTTCGAACTTCCTGCAAGGGTGATTCCCGTCCCTGGGCCCAGCGCCGTGACCGCCGCTCTTTCCGCCTGCCCGCTGCCGCTGCACAACTTCTTTTTCGCGGGCTTCCTGCCGCACAAAAAAGGCAGGAAAAGCAAGCTCGGGTACCTCGCATCCATCGCAAGCACCGTGGTGTTCTACGAGGCTCCCGGACGCATCGGCCGACTGCTCGAGGAAATAGACGAACACTTCCCCGGCGCGGACGTGTTCATCGCACGGGAGATCACGAAAATGCACGAAGAGTACGTTCGCGGTTCGGCGACGGAACTGCTGGAACACTTTACGGGAAAGAAAACCAGAGGCGAGTTCGTCGTCGTGGTCCACCCGACAAGCAGGAAGCCGGAGAAGGAGAAAGGATAG
- the sppA gene encoding signal peptide peptidase SppA, producing the protein MQKKNLSAGKVGCLVIVILSLAGLIGIYRMVTAKRELPDSFALVLRLSGELGETADPEPPLPFFEDRRPLSLQDLIFLLEDAGKDRRVSTVLLDIDGIRYASAQIRQLQEAIRRASEAGTPVVGFVHGGGDQDIWLASACDTVIAERGNQFLLDGLRAELLFYTGMLEKLGVSFQAAQWKNWKSGVEPFTRVGASPEYREQIGAILDGFYEAYTGYVSKRRGIDPERFKSIIDDTTVLSAEQAQRFRLVDRIAGYWEYTGELKSELTPEGEDETADDRLVTGKEYMQAVAWPYKPATNDGIAVITLSGTIVRSAGDVPGAPVEPGSDEQSLRDALDLALDDESVKAIVLRIDSPGGDALASANMLQMLDSAKADKPVVASMSGVAASGGYMAALAADSIFADPLTVTGSIGVYALKPNIQELQEKIGLKREVVTRGRNADAFTLFKPLDEEGFARFMEATGWIYDDFVNKVAEHRDMTPEEVEAVAGGRIWSGRDAVTVGLVDRTGGLREAVASAQRLAGIDSSLAPTLKFYPGRKGMMEYILEGGVFSSNALFGGKFPESRLASRSLETIDLLMRLEQQPGGMYRMTMLPYELRVE; encoded by the coding sequence ATGCAAAAGAAGAACCTGAGCGCGGGAAAGGTCGGGTGCCTGGTGATCGTCATCCTGTCGCTCGCGGGGCTGATCGGAATCTATCGCATGGTCACTGCGAAACGGGAGTTGCCGGACAGCTTCGCCCTGGTGCTGCGGCTTTCGGGAGAACTCGGTGAAACCGCAGATCCCGAACCTCCCCTGCCGTTCTTCGAGGACAGGCGGCCGTTGTCGCTGCAGGATCTCATTTTCCTGCTCGAAGACGCCGGAAAGGACAGGCGCGTCTCGACGGTGCTGCTCGACATCGACGGCATCCGCTACGCTTCGGCCCAGATCCGCCAGTTGCAGGAAGCCATCCGGCGCGCCAGCGAGGCCGGCACGCCGGTCGTCGGTTTCGTGCACGGAGGAGGTGATCAGGACATCTGGCTTGCGTCTGCCTGCGACACGGTGATAGCCGAGCGCGGCAACCAGTTCCTGCTTGACGGGCTCAGGGCGGAGTTGCTCTTCTACACCGGCATGCTCGAAAAGCTCGGTGTCTCCTTCCAGGCAGCTCAGTGGAAAAACTGGAAGAGCGGAGTCGAGCCTTTCACGAGGGTCGGGGCGAGCCCCGAGTACCGCGAGCAGATCGGCGCAATACTCGACGGCTTCTACGAGGCATATACCGGTTACGTTTCGAAACGCAGGGGCATCGATCCCGAGCGTTTCAAAAGCATCATCGACGACACCACCGTTCTCTCTGCCGAACAGGCGCAACGCTTTCGCCTCGTCGACCGCATCGCGGGCTACTGGGAATACACCGGTGAACTGAAATCGGAACTCACTCCGGAAGGGGAGGATGAGACGGCGGACGATCGTCTCGTCACCGGCAAGGAGTACATGCAGGCGGTCGCCTGGCCCTACAAGCCCGCCACGAATGACGGCATCGCCGTTATCACCCTGTCGGGAACGATCGTTCGTTCAGCGGGTGACGTGCCGGGAGCCCCGGTTGAACCCGGCAGCGACGAGCAAAGCCTGCGCGACGCGCTCGACCTGGCCCTCGACGACGAGAGCGTAAAAGCGATCGTGTTGCGTATCGACAGTCCTGGCGGCGATGCGCTCGCCTCGGCCAACATGCTGCAGATGCTCGATTCGGCAAAAGCCGACAAGCCCGTCGTGGCTTCCATGTCGGGCGTCGCGGCCTCAGGCGGTTACATGGCGGCCCTCGCCGCCGACAGCATCTTCGCCGATCCGCTGACCGTCACGGGTTCCATCGGCGTTTACGCCCTCAAGCCGAACATACAGGAGCTGCAGGAAAAGATCGGCTTGAAGCGCGAAGTGGTGACGAGGGGCAGGAACGCAGACGCCTTTACGCTCTTCAAGCCGCTCGACGAGGAGGGCTTCGCCAGGTTCATGGAGGCGACCGGCTGGATATACGACGATTTCGTCAACAAGGTCGCCGAGCACCGTGACATGACTCCCGAGGAGGTCGAGGCTGTGGCGGGAGGCCGCATCTGGAGCGGCAGGGACGCCGTGACCGTGGGGCTCGTCGATCGCACCGGCGGCCTGCGCGAGGCCGTGGCGTCAGCGCAGCGCCTTGCGGGCATCGACAGCTCGCTCGCCCCAACGCTGAAGTTCTATCCGGGCAGGAAAGGCATGATGGAATACATCCTCGAAGGTGGCGTGTTCTCGTCGAACGCCCTCTTCGGCGGGAAATTTCCCGAAAGCCGCCTCGCCAGCCGCTCGCTCGAAACCATCGACCTCCTGATGCGCCTCGAACAGCAGCCGGGAGGGATGTACCGCATGACGATGCTGCCGTATGAGTTGAGGGTGGAGTGA
- the panC gene encoding pantoate--beta-alanine ligase — translation MQIINEPAKMQAIAEDLRLRHQLIAVVMTMGALHEGHLSLLHLARRKAGTVILTIFVNPRQFSPGEDFHRYPRPFEKDAAMARAAGVDYLFAPEPETMYPEGFQTQVSTGGIANRLEGAARPGHFDGMATVVLKLLMLSKPHLAIFGEKDAQQLAVVKRMVADFNIDTKVIEVPTVREDDGLATSSRNIYLSAGERERATVIYLGMRKAVELAEKGETEAQTLVEAAEEVIRTAGDAAIDYVSVVEAETFAETEKLEKNREYRILVAVRIGSTRLIDNCRFRRGRAEN, via the coding sequence ATGCAGATCATCAATGAACCGGCGAAGATGCAGGCCATAGCAGAAGACCTCCGGCTGCGGCACCAGCTCATCGCGGTCGTCATGACCATGGGAGCCCTGCACGAAGGGCATCTGAGCCTGCTCCACCTCGCACGGCGGAAAGCCGGCACGGTCATTCTCACAATCTTCGTCAATCCCCGCCAGTTCTCTCCCGGCGAGGATTTTCACCGCTACCCGAGACCGTTCGAAAAGGACGCGGCAATGGCAAGGGCCGCCGGGGTCGACTACCTCTTCGCCCCGGAACCGGAAACGATGTACCCTGAAGGCTTCCAGACGCAGGTTTCGACCGGCGGGATCGCAAACCGCCTCGAAGGGGCCGCGAGACCGGGACATTTCGACGGCATGGCCACGGTGGTATTGAAACTGCTCATGCTCTCGAAACCGCACCTGGCGATTTTCGGTGAAAAGGACGCCCAGCAGCTCGCCGTCGTCAAGCGCATGGTCGCCGATTTCAACATAGACACGAAAGTGATCGAGGTCCCCACCGTCCGGGAGGACGACGGTCTGGCGACCAGCTCGCGCAACATCTACCTCTCCGCCGGAGAACGTGAGCGGGCGACGGTCATCTACCTTGGCATGCGTAAAGCGGTCGAGCTGGCCGAAAAGGGCGAAACCGAAGCCCAAACGCTCGTCGAAGCGGCCGAAGAAGTCATCCGCACGGCCGGTGACGCCGCGATCGATTACGTGAGCGTCGTCGAAGCTGAAACTTTCGCCGAAACTGAAAAACTCGAAAAAAACAGGGAGTACCGCATCCTCGTCGCCGTGAGGATCGGCTCGACGAGGCTGATCGACAACTGCCGCTTCAGGCGAGGGCGGGCCGAGAATTAG
- the leuS gene encoding leucine--tRNA ligase, with protein sequence MRYDFQSIEKKWQRYWDEHQTFRTEEVSGKPKYYVLDMFPYPSGSGLHVGHLEGYTATDIVARYKRSRGCNVLHPMGWDAFGLPAEQFALKTGTHPRVTTQKNVASFRETLRKMGFSYDWSREINTTDPAYYKWTQWIFLQMLERGLAYTSEVDVNWCEELRVVLANEEVDEKIAEGYTVVRKPLRQWVLKITAYAERLLRDIDELDWPENVKQMQRNWIGRSEGVEIDFELPCHKKTLRVFTTRPDTLFGSTYLVISPEHPMAVKLATAQQLPAVKEYIRQASMKTDLERTGLQKEKTGVFTGSYAVNPATGQPLPVWMSDFVLTSYGTGAIMSVPAHDGRDWEFAKKFDLPIVEVVKSPHDVRQEVFEGKESVCVNSSNSEISIDGLDFMTAFGAMADWLESKGKGRRKVNYKLRDWIFSRQRYWGEPIPVKHYGDGSVRPETDLPLTLPEVEAYQPTTTGESPLANIGEWLLGSDEHGEYRRETNTMPQWAGSCWYYLRFIDPHNDACLVSPEKEQYWMNVDLYIGGAEHAVLHLLYARFWHKVLYDIGAVSTKEPFRKLFNQGMILGEDNEKMSKSRGNVIPADDVLASYGADAVRLYEMFLGPLEQVKPWMTNGIEGVSRFLARVWRLFYPEPGNSVALTEGDLPETIARKMHKTIKKVGEDTEALKFNTAIAEMMVFVNELQKAECRNRSAVETLLLLLAPYAPHICEELWQAAGHGTSISLAPYPVHDPGLAADNEVTVAVQVNGKLRGTFTAPAGTARETLIARARDVESVAKFLEGMSVVKEIAVPDKLVNFAVRPA encoded by the coding sequence ATGCGTTACGATTTTCAGTCCATCGAGAAAAAATGGCAACGGTACTGGGACGAGCACCAGACCTTCCGCACTGAAGAAGTCTCCGGCAAGCCGAAATACTACGTTCTGGACATGTTTCCCTACCCGAGCGGTTCAGGACTCCATGTGGGCCACCTCGAGGGGTATACCGCGACGGACATCGTCGCCAGATACAAGCGGAGCAGGGGTTGTAACGTGCTGCACCCGATGGGTTGGGACGCATTCGGACTGCCTGCTGAACAGTTCGCCCTGAAAACCGGCACACACCCGAGGGTCACTACACAAAAAAACGTCGCCAGCTTCCGCGAGACCCTGCGAAAAATGGGATTTTCCTACGACTGGAGCCGCGAGATCAACACGACCGATCCTGCCTACTACAAGTGGACCCAGTGGATCTTCCTGCAGATGCTCGAGCGGGGCCTGGCCTATACGAGCGAGGTGGACGTGAACTGGTGCGAGGAACTCCGCGTCGTACTGGCCAACGAGGAAGTCGACGAAAAGATCGCCGAAGGCTATACGGTCGTGCGCAAGCCCCTTCGCCAGTGGGTGCTGAAAATAACCGCCTACGCGGAGCGGCTGCTGCGGGACATCGACGAACTGGACTGGCCTGAGAACGTCAAGCAGATGCAGCGAAACTGGATAGGCCGTTCCGAAGGCGTTGAAATAGATTTCGAACTCCCCTGCCACAAGAAAACCCTCCGTGTGTTCACCACCAGGCCGGACACCCTTTTCGGCTCGACCTATCTTGTCATATCGCCCGAACATCCGATGGCCGTGAAACTGGCGACCGCGCAGCAGCTTCCAGCGGTAAAGGAATACATCCGCCAGGCGAGCATGAAAACCGATCTCGAACGCACCGGTCTGCAGAAAGAGAAAACCGGGGTGTTCACCGGTTCGTACGCCGTCAATCCCGCGACCGGCCAGCCTCTTCCGGTCTGGATGTCCGACTTCGTCCTGACGAGCTACGGCACCGGCGCGATCATGTCGGTCCCCGCGCACGATGGCCGTGACTGGGAATTCGCGAAAAAATTCGACCTGCCGATCGTCGAGGTCGTCAAAAGCCCCCACGACGTCAGGCAAGAGGTTTTCGAAGGAAAGGAAAGCGTCTGCGTCAATTCCTCGAACAGCGAAATCAGCATCGACGGACTTGATTTCATGACAGCCTTCGGAGCCATGGCCGACTGGCTTGAGTCGAAAGGAAAGGGCCGCAGGAAAGTAAACTACAAGCTGCGCGACTGGATTTTCAGCCGCCAGCGTTACTGGGGCGAACCCATTCCGGTCAAGCACTATGGCGACGGCTCCGTCAGGCCGGAAACCGATCTGCCGCTCACCCTGCCGGAAGTCGAGGCCTACCAGCCGACAACGACCGGGGAATCCCCGCTGGCGAACATCGGCGAATGGCTTCTCGGCAGCGACGAACACGGCGAGTACCGGCGCGAGACCAATACGATGCCGCAATGGGCGGGAAGCTGCTGGTACTATCTCCGCTTCATCGATCCGCATAACGACGCCTGTCTTGTAAGTCCGGAAAAGGAGCAGTACTGGATGAACGTCGACCTCTACATCGGCGGCGCCGAGCATGCGGTGCTCCACCTGCTCTACGCCCGCTTCTGGCACAAGGTGCTCTACGATATCGGGGCCGTCTCGACGAAAGAACCGTTCAGGAAGCTCTTCAACCAGGGCATGATCCTCGGCGAGGACAACGAAAAGATGTCGAAATCCCGTGGCAACGTCATCCCCGCCGACGACGTGCTCGCCTCCTACGGCGCGGACGCCGTGCGCCTGTACGAAATGTTCCTCGGCCCTCTCGAGCAGGTCAAACCCTGGATGACGAACGGCATCGAGGGCGTCAGCCGCTTCCTGGCAAGGGTGTGGAGACTCTTCTACCCCGAACCGGGAAATTCCGTCGCGCTGACCGAAGGCGATCTTCCGGAAACGATCGCGAGAAAGATGCACAAGACGATCAAGAAGGTCGGCGAGGATACCGAAGCACTCAAGTTCAACACAGCCATTGCAGAAATGATGGTGTTCGTTAACGAGCTTCAGAAAGCCGAATGCAGGAACCGCTCGGCCGTCGAAACACTGTTGCTGCTCCTGGCCCCCTACGCCCCTCACATCTGCGAGGAACTCTGGCAGGCCGCCGGGCACGGGACGTCGATCAGTCTCGCACCTTATCCGGTCCACGATCCCGGTCTCGCGGCCGACAACGAGGTGACGGTCGCGGTGCAGGTCAACGGCAAGCTGCGCGGCACCTTCACCGCCCCGGCGGGAACCGCGAGGGAAACGCTGATCGCCCGGGCGCGGGACGTGGAAAGCGTGGCTAAATTCCTCGAAGGCATGAGCGTCGTCAAGGAGATCGCCGTGCCGGACAAGCTGGTGAACTTCGCTGTAAGACCGGCCTGA
- a CDS encoding ABC transporter ATP-binding protein, with the protein MNTNGKQGGADGPLVKVRDLEVAFSVRKGGGSSGKKGVVRAVNGVSFDVRKGETLGLVGESGCGKTTLGRALLRLTPVTPKGRIWYDGREIQGMSVRDFRELRGEMQMIFQDPFSSLNPRLTVGQMLGEVLAVHKVAPRAETKKKIYELLDIVGLNREYFSRYPHEFSGGQRQRIGIARALAVEPKLIVCDEPVSALDVSIQSQIINLLKDLQRDLGLTYLFIAHDLSVVEYISDRVAVMYLGKIVEIADAEDLFANPKHPYTRALMSAIPLPELNRKKERIILKGDLPGPLDAPKGCGFHTRCPEVMERCRSVEPTLKPFREGSGHQVSCLLYDGE; encoded by the coding sequence TTGAATACAAACGGAAAACAGGGCGGCGCGGACGGCCCGCTGGTGAAGGTGCGTGACCTGGAGGTCGCCTTTTCGGTCCGCAAGGGCGGCGGCTCTTCCGGAAAGAAGGGGGTCGTGAGAGCCGTCAACGGCGTTTCCTTCGATGTCAGGAAAGGGGAGACCCTCGGGCTCGTCGGCGAGTCGGGCTGCGGCAAGACCACGCTCGGCCGGGCGCTCCTGCGCCTCACGCCCGTGACCCCGAAAGGGCGGATATGGTACGACGGCAGGGAGATCCAGGGGATGAGCGTCCGCGATTTCCGCGAACTGCGGGGCGAGATGCAGATGATTTTCCAGGACCCCTTCAGTTCGCTCAATCCGAGGCTGACGGTCGGCCAGATGCTCGGCGAGGTGCTGGCGGTGCACAAGGTGGCGCCGCGCGCGGAGACGAAAAAGAAAATTTATGAACTGCTCGACATCGTCGGGCTGAACAGGGAGTACTTCAGCCGCTATCCCCACGAGTTTTCAGGGGGGCAGCGGCAGCGCATCGGCATCGCAAGGGCGCTGGCCGTCGAGCCGAAACTGATCGTCTGCGACGAGCCGGTCTCGGCGCTCGATGTTTCAATCCAGTCACAGATCATCAACCTGCTCAAGGACCTGCAGCGCGATCTCGGCCTGACCTACCTGTTCATCGCGCACGACCTTTCCGTCGTGGAGTACATCTCCGATCGGGTGGCCGTGATGTATCTCGGCAAGATCGTCGAGATCGCCGACGCAGAGGATCTGTTCGCGAATCCGAAGCATCCCTACACGAGGGCCCTCATGTCGGCGATTCCTCTGCCCGAACTGAACCGGAAAAAGGAACGCATCATCCTGAAGGGTGATCTTCCGGGGCCGCTCGACGCGCCGAAAGGGTGCGGCTTCCATACCCGCTGTCCCGAGGTCATGGAGCGCTGCCGGTCGGTGGAACCGACGCTGAAGCCGTTCCGCGAGGGAAGCGGGCATCAGGTGAGCTGCCTTTTATATGATGGAGAGTGA
- a CDS encoding damage-control phosphatase ARMT1 family protein produces the protein MSKRGYIPLDCYPCLFEQVSSLAKITGIGGEKGKELFEHAMRRLLDTRGKGIVVQHVVRSATDKAIALSGRGDGYDPYGDIKRQSNDAAMRFAGAFDKKLRESPDPLQYGVKIAAAGNIIDFGAKKHGSLDVEKELRTLDDREFGRFDFAAFADRLRAASSLLYICDNAGEIVFDKLFIEAMQRYNPAVEITCAVREAPVINDVVFADAHAVGLDEVAAVISSGSIYPGTLLDETSDEFRRLYERADLIVSKGQGNLETLLDEADERLFFILRIKCDQMARLSGVEKGALVLMQGGERG, from the coding sequence GTGAGTAAGCGCGGATACATCCCTCTTGACTGCTATCCCTGCCTGTTCGAGCAGGTTTCCTCGCTGGCGAAGATTACGGGGATCGGCGGGGAGAAGGGAAAAGAGCTGTTCGAGCACGCGATGCGCCGTCTGCTCGACACGCGCGGCAAGGGTATCGTCGTGCAGCACGTCGTTAGAAGCGCGACCGACAAGGCCATAGCGCTCTCCGGCAGGGGGGACGGATATGATCCGTACGGCGACATCAAGCGGCAGTCCAACGATGCCGCGATGCGCTTCGCCGGAGCGTTCGACAAGAAGCTTCGCGAGTCGCCCGATCCACTGCAGTACGGCGTGAAGATCGCCGCCGCGGGCAACATCATCGACTTCGGCGCGAAGAAGCACGGTTCCCTCGACGTGGAAAAGGAGCTTCGCACCCTTGACGACCGGGAGTTCGGGCGGTTCGATTTCGCCGCCTTCGCCGACCGTCTCCGTGCGGCCTCCAGCCTGCTCTACATCTGCGACAACGCGGGCGAGATCGTCTTCGACAAACTCTTCATCGAAGCCATGCAGCGCTACAATCCCGCCGTGGAGATAACCTGCGCCGTGCGGGAAGCGCCGGTCATCAACGACGTCGTGTTCGCCGACGCGCACGCTGTCGGACTCGACGAGGTGGCGGCCGTCATCTCTTCCGGCAGCATCTACCCCGGCACCCTGCTCGACGAGACCTCGGACGAGTTCAGGCGTTTGTATGAACGGGCGGACCTGATCGTCTCGAAAGGCCAGGGCAATCTCGAAACCCTCCTCGACGAAGCCGACGAACGGCTTTTCTTCATCCTCAGGATCAAATGCGACCAGATGGCCAGGCTCTCCGGCGTGGAGAAAGGTGCGCTCGTGCTGATGCAGGGCGGGGAAAGGGGTTGA
- a CDS encoding polyribonucleotide nucleotidyltransferase produces MLITKELDLGNGKKISIETGRMAKQADGAAVVSLNDTMVIATVVSSKNPPPPNQSFFPLQVEYREKFSAAGKFPGGFFKREGRPSEKEILSARLIDRALRPLFPDRYYHETQVIVSVISSDQVNDSDVLGGLAASAAIMVSDIPFANSMSEVRVGRINGEFIVNPNIHELSKSDIDICIGGTANTICMLEGEMDEISEADMIEAIRFGHEAIKKLCALQDEIAAEVGKAKREFTALAAPADMQESIRALCEEPLRELARTALGKEKRAEKTSEITSSAFDKTLERYRNEITDEALRADPSRAIYLNEQIISEQIHKIEKQVMRHMILDESKRLDGRRLDEVRPISIDLGLIPRAHGSSLFTRGETQALVSLTLGTKKDAQMIDTLTEDREKRFMLHYNFPPFSVGETGRVGGTSRREIGHGNLAERAIRKVLPDESDFPYTIRIVSDILESNGSSSMASVCGGTLAAMDGGVPIRKPVSGIAMGLISEGSKYAVLSDILGNEDHLGDMDFKVAGTRDGITACQMDIKIDGLDYHILEDALEQARHGRLHILDIMTQAIADPREEIGKYAPRLTTIQIPVDAIGLIIGKGGETIRSITEETGAEINIDDDGTVTIASPSGEGACAAIETIKTLISKPEVGTVYSGKVRDVREELGAFVEFLPKTDGLVHISEIARERVHKVSDHLKPGDRIKVKLVDIRKDPRTGKTRYALSMKALLDMPSEASENGSPSGDEQQ; encoded by the coding sequence ATGCTTATAACAAAAGAACTTGATCTGGGAAACGGCAAGAAAATCTCCATCGAGACAGGCAGAATGGCCAAACAGGCAGACGGGGCGGCCGTCGTGAGCCTCAACGACACGATGGTCATCGCGACCGTCGTCTCGAGCAAGAACCCGCCGCCTCCCAACCAGAGCTTCTTTCCGCTACAGGTCGAATACCGCGAAAAATTCTCGGCGGCCGGAAAGTTCCCCGGCGGCTTCTTCAAGCGCGAAGGAAGACCTTCCGAAAAGGAAATCCTCTCCGCCAGGCTCATCGACAGGGCGCTGCGTCCCCTGTTCCCCGACCGTTACTACCATGAAACGCAGGTCATCGTTTCGGTGATCTCCTCGGACCAGGTCAACGACTCCGACGTGCTCGGCGGCCTCGCCGCTTCAGCCGCGATCATGGTTTCCGACATCCCCTTCGCCAACTCGATGTCCGAAGTCCGGGTCGGGAGGATAAACGGTGAGTTCATCGTCAATCCGAACATTCACGAATTATCGAAAAGCGATATCGATATCTGCATCGGCGGCACGGCCAACACCATCTGCATGCTCGAGGGCGAAATGGACGAGATATCTGAAGCCGACATGATCGAAGCCATCAGGTTCGGCCACGAGGCCATCAAGAAACTCTGTGCGCTGCAGGACGAGATCGCCGCCGAAGTCGGGAAGGCCAAACGGGAGTTCACCGCGCTCGCCGCCCCGGCCGACATGCAGGAAAGCATCCGCGCGCTCTGCGAAGAGCCGCTGCGGGAACTCGCGCGCACGGCGCTCGGCAAGGAGAAACGCGCTGAAAAAACTTCCGAAATCACCAGCTCCGCCTTCGACAAGACCCTGGAACGCTACAGGAACGAGATCACCGACGAAGCGCTGCGGGCAGACCCCTCCAGGGCCATCTACCTCAACGAGCAGATCATTTCCGAACAGATCCACAAGATCGAGAAACAGGTCATGCGCCACATGATCCTCGACGAAAGCAAACGCCTCGACGGCAGGCGGCTCGACGAGGTCCGCCCGATCAGCATCGACCTGGGCCTGATCCCGAGAGCCCACGGCTCCTCCCTTTTCACGAGAGGCGAAACCCAGGCGCTCGTGAGCCTGACGCTCGGCACGAAGAAAGACGCCCAGATGATCGATACCCTTACGGAGGATCGCGAAAAACGCTTCATGCTGCATTACAACTTCCCGCCCTTCTCCGTCGGCGAAACCGGCAGGGTCGGCGGCACCAGCCGCAGGGAGATCGGCCACGGCAACCTGGCCGAACGGGCGATCCGCAAAGTGCTTCCCGACGAATCCGATTTCCCGTATACCATCCGTATCGTCTCCGACATCCTCGAGTCCAACGGATCCTCGTCCATGGCTTCCGTCTGCGGAGGCACCCTTGCGGCTATGGACGGCGGCGTGCCGATCCGCAAACCGGTGTCGGGCATCGCGATGGGCCTCATTTCCGAGGGGAGCAAGTATGCCGTACTCTCCGACATTCTCGGCAACGAGGATCATCTCGGCGACATGGACTTCAAGGTAGCGGGCACGAGGGACGGCATCACCGCGTGCCAGATGGATATCAAGATCGACGGCCTGGACTACCACATTCTCGAGGACGCGCTCGAACAGGCTCGCCACGGCAGGCTGCACATTCTCGACATCATGACGCAGGCGATCGCCGACCCCAGGGAGGAAATCGGCAAGTACGCCCCCCGTCTGACCACCATACAGATACCTGTCGACGCCATCGGACTGATTATCGGCAAGGGCGGCGAAACCATCCGCAGCATCACGGAAGAAACCGGTGCGGAAATCAACATCGACGACGACGGAACGGTCACCATCGCCTCTCCGAGCGGCGAGGGCGCGTGCGCGGCGATCGAGACCATCAAGACGCTCATCTCGAAACCGGAAGTCGGCACAGTCTACTCCGGCAAGGTGCGAGACGTCCGCGAGGAACTCGGCGCGTTCGTCGAATTCCTGCCGAAAACCGACGGTCTCGTACACATTTCCGAAATAGCCAGGGAACGCGTGCACAAAGTCAGCGACCACCTGAAACCGGGAGACCGCATCAAGGTGAAACTCGTCGACATCCGCAAGGACCCCCGCACGGGCAAGACACGCTACGCGCTCTCCATGAAAGCCCTGCTTGACATGCCGTCCGAAGCATCGGAAAACGGATCGCCCTCCGGCGATGAGCAACAGTGA